In Corylus avellana chromosome ca2, CavTom2PMs-1.0, the following proteins share a genomic window:
- the LOC132172831 gene encoding benzyl alcohol O-benzoyltransferase-like, which produces CVDWQVTRLKCGGFIFALRLNHTMSDATGLVQFMMAMAEMAHGARAPSIQPVWQRHLLNARDPTSVTCTHREYDEVAATFLSLDDMAHRSFFFGPIEVSTLRRFMPRHLSQCSTFEIITACLWRCRTIALQYDRDEEVRVMCIVNARSKLNPPLPTGYYGNVFVYPAAVTTSGKLCENPLGYAVELVKKAKKEVTEEYMRSCADMLVIRGRPNFTMVRSIVVSDVTRAGFREVDFGWGKATYGGPAKSMEGAGSISFYVPYKNNKGEDGIVVPISLPAPAMERFIKELNCLLTDKPIITGLKKSKL; this is translated from the coding sequence TGTGTTGATTGGCAGGTGACACGTCTCAAGTGTGGTGGATTCATCTTTGCCCTACGCCTTAACCACACAATGAGTGATGCTACTGGGCTGGTTCAGTTCATGATGGCTATGGCCGAGATGGCACATGGTGCACGTGCTCCATCTATCCAACCCGTGTGGCAAAGGCACCTTCTCAATGCGAGAGACCCAACAAGCGTGACGTGCACACATCGAGAGTATGACGAAGTGGCCGCCACCTTCCTCTCACTTGACGACATGGCTCACCGCTCCTTCTTCTTCGGCCCTATTGAGGTGTCTACCCTCCGTAGATTCATGCCACGTCACCTGAGCCAATGCTCCACATTCGAGATAATCACCGCCTGCCTTTGGCGTTGTCGTACCATAGCGCTACAATACGATCGTGACGAGGAGGTGCGCGTGATGTGCATTGTAAATGCACGCAGCAAATTGAACCCTCCGTTACCGACTGGTTACTATGGTAATGTTTTCGTGTACCCCGCAGCGGTAACAACCTCTGGGAAGCTATGTGAGAATCCATTAGGTTACGCTGTAGAATTGGTGAAGAAGGCGAAAAAGGAGGTGACAGAGGAGTACATGCGATCATGTGCTGATATGTTGGTGATCAGAGGTCGACCCAACTTCACTATGGTGCGATCTATCGTAGTGTCAGATGTGACACGTGCCGGATTTAGAGAGGTAGACTTTGGATGGGGCAAGGCAACTTATGGTGGACCAGCAAAAAGTATGGAGGGAGCGGGGAGCATAAGCTTTTATGTACCTTACAAGAACAACAAGGGAGAGGATGGGATCGTAGTCCCAATTTCCTTGCCTGCTCCAGCCATGGAAAGATTCATCAAGGAGTTGAATTGCTTGTTGACTGACAAGCCAATAATTACTGGCCtgaaaaaatccaaactttga